In Miscanthus floridulus cultivar M001 chromosome 8, ASM1932011v1, whole genome shotgun sequence, the sequence GTCATCGAAGAGGCAGTCGGGCTGAGAGGCTAACCACCACCAACTACTACACCGAGATAGTGTTTGTCATTTGGCTGTGGTCGGCCAGGCCCATAACGACAAATAGAAATGGACATGAATGAAAGGAGAAAGAGGTTGCTCTTCCATAACCGTTACAACAACAAATCAAAGTTTCAGCATGAAATAGTTGGCCTTAGACATGCTAATTTAACAATTCATGGCATTACTGGCTACATGGGATAGTCAAAGTCAGTAAAAAAGAACAGAAGCATGGGTCAGTCAAGTTTTGCAGGCAAAAAACGAAAAAGTTTACAGAAACAGATAAGAGACAGCAAAATGATATGTAGCCAACTAATACATCgatccattgtgtcatcattagCCAAAATACAACAACCATCGGCCTTGGCAAGCCAAGAAGGGCAACAAGTTAACAGAAAGCATGTAGCCAGCTAATGTAGTCATCCTATTGTGTCATCATCGgcctaattaaaacaacagctgtggcacatgaacagcttgagtgacagaccaactacaaccataaacaagatcaagataaCAGCATTTTTACAACAGCCTTGCAGCCTAGGTGAATGAGGATAAATTTCAGGACCTTGACCTGTCACCAGTTCATGGGATGCTGATGCATCCCCATGAGGGGCATGAATTGGTAACAGCAAGGGTTCTTGAGGTACCCTAGCATTAAAATCTCTAAGagcatcatcatagttgttgtacttctGATAGATAGCCCCTTCTTCCCTAAGCACTTGCTTAGCACACTCATACCATGTAAAATAAATCCCAGGTTTCTTCCTTTTAAAGACCACATTGCAAGGAGGCATTCTCTGAAACCAACCAAATGTAGAACATGTAAGTGGTCTGAATGACATGCCTCAGTCGACCATTTAGTTTGAATGATGGTGAACATCATCGGCAACTTGATAAAAAAAATTAGCCTCAGCTGTTATTTTCCTTGTTTAGTCATTGATGGCTACCAAAAATTGTAAGAATCAAATAAAGAGGCAAATAAACAACAGTTGCACTCACTGCCATCAGCCATCACAAGAGGATGTTGTTGCTGTGGAGTACAACTGAGCAAATAAAGAAGAAAGCACAACACTGTAAACCATCAAAACAAAAATAAGGTAGCCACCTCAAGTTTGTTTTATGCATCATAGGCCTTTAAATCCCATAGTTACCACCAGAGGcataaataacaaaaatagacaacTAGTTATCAAATAAAAATAGCCAATAGAGGCTACAAATAAGTttcttacaataccaagttcagcccAACAGTCAAGGGCTTAAATGTTCCCAAATCCTTGTCTATTATTAGCCACCCTCCTAGGCAAACTACACCATCAAGGTCAAGTGTCAAATGAACAAGCAGACTGCATAAAAAGGTCCTATTGTCAAAAGAAGAGAGAGTGGGTGAGGGGggtggaggaactatacatctcTACAGTCAACCCCCTCCTGGCCTTCTAGCCCTTCATGTGTAGTGAAACTACACATAGTAGTTTTTAGCCAGAAAGATCCTAAGCCAAAGGGCCTTGTGAGCATCACTCATGTTCACAAAGCCCCTGCTTTGGGCCTTGTTGTCTAGGAGGAAGGTGTAGGCAACAATAAGTACCTCCTCACTGAAGCCAGGCATCTTCATCACAGCAAGGTACAGATTGGCATCAACATGGGCAGGTCCAGTCTCCCTAAGAGCATTGGCCACATTGTTCACAGCATCTGACATGTTAGTCAACATGAGCATCTCCTCCTCAGAGAAgttccctctctttctctttgggCCAGCAGCTGAGGAGGTAGGAAGCAGTTCAGTGGCCTTGCTATCCCCTCCCTGTTCACTAGGAACTGTGGTGTGGGTCAAAGGAGGACCATCAGCCTTGGCACCAACACTGTTAGCCTAGTTCTGCCATAAGGCTTCACCAGACCCAAGTGCAAACTTGTCTGTGGCCATGGCATTATCAAAGATAGCCTCCATCTTAGTGTAGAACCTAATAGGGCAGTTAAGAAACTCTGTATCTCTAGGATGGTCCTGCAGAGTTGGGCAAATGTAGTTTAAGAAAGACAAATGTAGGTAGTCAAGGCAAAGGCGAGATCAAACTGCTACCTTGCAGTGGCCAAGGTAGTGCTCTTGCTCAAGCATGATAGCATGAGCCTGGTCATCCCAAAGAGCAGCACTAAGGTCCTTCAACTTGCTCACCCTAGCCCATTTCTGCCTCCACTTTCTCAAGTGGTTGTACACTTGAGTTGGGCTAACAACCTCCCCACAGAACTGCTTGAGGGCTTTGGCCACAGAATTCACATCTTTGTCCTTGAAAACCTTCTCAGGCCTGCTACCATCACTAATAAGGGCAGCCatcctccttagcacaaagccagAGGTGGTGTTGGTCCACCTCATTGCCCTCACAGCCCCATTCCTAGCTACAGGAACAGCAACATCAATAGGGTTTGCTGCACCTGGAGCAGCACCAGCATCAGCACTAGCACCAGCTGCAACAGGGGCAGCAGcactagcaccagcaccagctaCAACAGGGGCAGAACCACCATTGATGAGCTACTCCATCACTGAAGTACCAGCAACAAACCCACCCTCAAATGCACCTGAATCCATCCTAGGACTGGCATGTAATGAAATCAACAACAGAATTAGTCAAGAACAGGCTGACAATAATATTAACAGTTGTATGAACTAACCACAGACtaacagatcatgaagaacagaaTGTTTCAAGAACAGAATGAATGAAGCATAAAATTGGTCTCAGCTTTGTCCaccaaattattacatcaccatgACACACATGAGTTCCATAGCAGGGTACAAAAACTAAATTCAAGAACATATTACATCAACTAGTGTTTGTTCCCCTCCCTTCCCACATAGCATTGCAAATGGCATCCCTTATTTCAGCCATGTCAACAGAGTCTTGGTCCAGATGGGCTGGGGGTAGGTTGGTTGGATCAGCAGAAGTAGTGAAACCTTCCTCATCAGGAACTacttcatcaatgccaaaacctagGATCCAGTTATGCAAAATGGCACAGGCAACTACAAGCTTCACTTGTGTCCTATACTTGTGGAAGGGTTTGTTGTTCAAGATCCTAAACCTGCCCTTCAGTGCACCTATAGCCCTCTCCACAGTCACTCTAAGTGATGAGTGCCTAAGGTTGTAGAGCTCCCTTGCATTGGTGGGCCTGTTCCTTGGGCCATACTCAGACAAATGGTACCTAACCCCCTGTAGGGAGGTAGGAAACCATTTTTGCATGCATACCCAGCATCTACCAAGAACATTTTACCTACACAAGACATCTACTGTGAGAGTGTGTGTTAATAGGCCATGGAATATATAATTAGTGTTGGTGTGCAATTACCTTCTGGCAAACTCAAGCCATCTTCCTTGGCTACAGCATCTGCCAAAACAGTTGCATCATGGGCAGAGCCCTCCCAGCCAGCCAGGACATAAGTGAATTTCAGATCACAATTCACAACTACCATCACATTTTGGGTGGGATCCTTTTTCCTACCCCTAAAAGCTTGTTGCGTGCGCCTAGGAACCCTTGCTAGGAAATGAGTGCCATCTATAAAGCCAATGACATCCTAAAAAGCATGGGTCAGTCATTGCAATAGGTCTAATGTAACTAATGAACCCAGGGTATACAATTACCTTAAAATATGGATTCCATGTATGGCTTTCAAGAATCTTTGGGTGAGTGGTAGTGCTAGCTGGCTTTACCATTTCATTCCTAAGCTCACCCACAGCATACAACACCTGATGGAAGTGCTTGTGGACAGTTTGGATGGACCTCCTAAAGGACTGGTGGACAACCCTAAATCTTTGGTTGTGCCCTACAACATGTAAAAACATGGCAACCTGCTCTTCTACTGACACCTCCTCCCTATCAGTGACAAGACTCCTCTCTCTAAAAGTTCTCACTAACTTAAAAAAACAACTCTCTTCATCCTAATCATTGAAATACACTCTGAATTAGTGGAATTGTATATCATTCTCAGTGTTCTCTGTCTATGCTGTTTATTTTCACCCCTAATCAGGGCCAGTGCTATAGGATCAGGCAGTGGGGTTTCAGGTTCAGAGATTTTCCTTTTCAGCCTAGTGGATACAAAGGTAACCATAACAACAGTCAAGGCAGCTGCCTTCCTACACAGCATGTCACGGCTCAAAGACAGATCCATCTACAAGCATGTAAAAATGTAACATGATTTCAGTTAATGAGCCCTGCTAGGCATCAACATGACTATGAAATGAATGCATGCCAACAAAAGCACGGCTGCATCTTTATGTGATGCCTCCCAGTACTATGTGGACAACATCATCGACCAATGATGGAACAAAAAAACTCAGAGCAATAGTAATCAGAAACAGATCAACATCCCTAACAAAtcaagaacagcaaggtacaagtaACACTAACAACTACATTAAACAGTTATGAACAGCAAGGTACAATACAAATCTGAAACAGATCAACAACCCTAACAGATCATGAGCCCAACAGAtcaagaacagcaaggtacaagtaACCCTAATAGGAGCATGAAACAGTTAtaacaagtatgaaaccctaACAGATCATGAACAACAACGAATAAGAAACCCTAATAGGTTCGAGAAGCACCACAAAAAAGAAGATTAGGGGTCGATTTCACCTTGGCTCGGGGTCCAAACAACGGAGAGGAGGCAGATTTGGAAGTAGAGGATGCAGATCGGGAAAAAGACGAAGCAGATGCggacggagaagaagaggaacaccACTGCCACGGAGTCccagcagcagccagagcggggAAGCGGCGAAGAAACTCGGCGCCGGTGACCTAACCCACAACCAGCCGgaggtcgtcgccgccgccgccacgcaccACAACTCACCGCCGGTCTCTCACGAGGGAGGTGGAAgagcaagcaccgagtggaagAAGGAGAGAGTGGAGAGTGGGAACCCGTATATAAAGGCCGGCGAAATCGCCGCCATTTCGCTTCGCGCGCGGCGGCCAGAGCGGGAGCGGAGAGTGGGGACGCGCGCGAAGACGTTTCCCCTTCCCGCCAGAGCCCGCGCGAGCCACCCCGCCGTCGCCCAAAATTGCCCGCGTGCGTCGCAGACGAGCTCGGCTCCGAAGAAACGAGGGtttcggtcgtttccagagagccaGGCGGAGAGGTCGAGTGTTGCTCTGCGAAGCCAGGCTCGCTTGCGGGCCATCGACCACAAACATGGCAACTTGCAGCCCACGGACGTAGCCGGGCCTCCAGGCCACCCTCGCAAACGCGCCCTTGGAGACTGGAGACGGGGAGCAGTGGCGGATGCGTGGCTTCATTTGGTGACGCGGCCGCGGCTTTTATGGTCGggtccagcccagcccagcccagccgcgGCGTACGATTTTTTCCTGTACCGGGGAAGAAGATGGAAGCCAAATGGAATGCGGGGCCCAGTACACACCTGTTATCTGGTTACAGGCGTGCACGTGGCAGAAGAATATGCACGCAAGCCAAATGGAATGCGCGTCGCGTGGCGTACTTTGGCTAAATTTCTTTTTAACCCGGAATCGCGACCGCGTGACGGACTGACGGTTCCTTAAATGCCTACCCTCGGTCCCAAATTAACTGTCGTTTTTACTCCACAGAATAAATTTAacttgatttatagaaaatacgtgtaatatttatatttctaaataaatttattaaaaaactagattcaaatatgtTTTCgaagatactaattatgtatcataaatattaacattttttaatatatatttagttaaaattaTTTTTTGGAAAACGAAAATGACAGTTATTTACGTTACTTTGATGAATTTGCACCATCATCAATACAGTACTTGTGTGTCGTGAAGTTGTCTGGTTTTCCACATACATGCACCAGGTATCAGAATCACGATCCATGCATATATGACTATTTGAGTCCACACAAATGATAGATGCAGATGCTTCTCTAAAAGCGGAAGGAAGAAGCATGTTGTGACGACTGGGTAAAGGAACCACGTCGCTTTCTGCACATCGCCGGACAAGACCAACACGTACCATCACGTCAACCTGATTCATTGACAGACAGATTGATGGCTGCTCCCAACTGCCGATCCAAGTTTCCGAAGCGGAGAGCACTTGGATCCTATCTTCACGTACGATCACGCCTTGTACTGACCTGCGTGTTGGGCTCTGCGAGCTTCATCTCGATGCCGACGGCCATCCAGATGCCGACGGCCATGAGGTCGACGCCGGTGAGGAGCCCCACGAGGCAGAGGAACAGGCCATATCCTCCGCCGGAGCTGACGCCTGAGCTTGCAGCAAGTAAGATGGTGGTCAGGCCGGTGGTGACCACGCTCCTGCCCCGCGAGCTCATTGCAGACCTTGACTTTCACTCTATCAGTCTGTCACCCTGACATTAAAAAAAAGGAACAGTCCAATGTTATGACACATTAAAAACGTGGACAGATCGTATTGGTTCGTATCAGTAAATAAATTTAAGAAAGGAGGAAGGAGGGTCCCTTTTTAGAGTCAGCGTTTTTTTAACCAGAGATATCAACACTATGCCATTGTTTAGTTTCACCTTAACTTCCAAAAAATTGctgcagtacctgtcacatcgaatgtttacggcctgtgcatggaacattaaatgtagacgaaaagaaaaactaattgcacagtttggtgggaaattgcgagacgaacgttttgagcctaattagtccatgtttgaacactatttaccaaataaaaacaaacatGCTACAATAACCCCAAAATCTAAATTCCTACAGCCTATTTTGATATGGCAGCTTATACATCCGGTTACGCTACCTAACGAAGGAGGATGCCATGTGCTTAGGTGGGGTCCAGACAATGTGCCTTGCTGCTCTGTATGTACTACTTGGTCAGCAGCTTAGTTAGGCCGCGTTTAGAAGCcaaatttttttggttttgggtactgtagcttatttatttgtatttagtaattagtgtctaattatgaactaattaggtttgaaagttttgtctcacgatttctcactcaactgtgtaattagtttttttatctatatttagtactccatacatgtgacgcaagattcgatgtgacggatactaTGTAAAattttttgagaactaaacaggACCTTAGTACAATACTATCCGTCCGTCCTGTACTATAATGTATTTTAGCATTAAAAATTATATCCACACATAAATAATTTTAGGGGACAAGAGTTGTTTGCATTAAATAGTCACACAAATTTAGTATGCACTCTCTCAGTCCCTGTCATTAGAGCGGTCTTAAGTCAATTTTTTTTATGTTTAACTGGATGTAAAGAAAAATACAAATATTTGTGATATAAAAgagcatattatgaaaatatagttTATTCTAAAGATACTAATTTGGTGCCATAAACCTTGatgttttttctataaatttaatcaaacttgAAAAGTTTGACTTCAAACaactctaaaaattgatttattcAAAGACGGAGAGAGTATTAATTGATACTTGTCATTTATCAATCTCAAACCATCACATTAATAGTAACGTCTTATTAAGAAATCAAGTGAGAGCACTTACGTCTTTTGTATTGTCTCTTAATTTATCTTGAAATCTTTATAGTACACTATATCGCACGATGAAAGGAGTAGCTGTATTAGGGATGCTCTAACCATTCATGGCCATGATTTCGTGATTATCAAGTGACTGATAATGGCTGCACTCGTGGACGCTGAGTTTCTTACATCTTCCTTGGAGACTTGGAGTGGCACTAATAACGCTTAATTTGTCTGTTTGTTTTCGAAAAAGAAATGTATATTTTCAAAACAACAGGAGATGCATTTGTTTCGCGCAGCGGAACTTATCCACTCAAATTCAAGTTCTTAACTCCGTACGAGTGAGGATAAATGAGTTTTCACAGCCATAACTTGAGCTGCAATGAACAAAGTTAACTTTCacaatttttaaattttattacagttagagcaagtataatagcaggctgtaagcagCCTGAATGCTGACGTGGAGGAGAGATGAGAGGAGAAGCGGACTGTAAACTTACAGCCGGCTTAGACATAAGAACCGAGAAACTCTATGAGAGAGACATGTGGACCATATATTAATGCTGAAGAGCTAACCACTATATGGTTGGGTTGAGAAGTAGGCTGCAAGGATCCTTGCAGCTAACAGCCGgctgtattttttatttttaacactttttttaaacaATTTTCAAATCTGACACtctatattttttttcaaatctaacactttttgcCGCGCCTATTCGCATGGTGCGGTAAAATCACGCTGtggcgccatgcatggtggcacggcgagtGTGACACCGTGGCAGTCAGCCGCAACGCTGACCGCTAAGGGGGCGGGCTGTCGCGCCACGTATCACGGCGTGACAGCCCCTTGTACAGGCCCGCAGCCCggcccccttcctctctctctcactctacaCATTTCGAACCGATTGGAGCGGGAGCCACGCCCTGAGCCGCCCTACGCCAGCTGCCGCGCACGTCGTGCCCGCCGCCCCTTCCTCTCTCCACACTGCCGCGCGTCCCTCACTCTATCCCCACTGCTGCACCgcccgtcgtcgtcgccggcgcGGCGACGCCCTGTCTCGCCGCCTCCCTATGTCCCCATCCTCTCTCCTCTGCCTCCCCTGCCACCCCATATCGTTCCTGTGCACCAACTGGGGTAGTTAAAAGCAGCCCGCCGCTGGCCGGCCATTGCCGCCGACGACCATCTCGTCTCGTTTGGTGGATtggggtgagccccaatcttccccTCTTGTTTGTCGAGGTAATGCTCTTATGCATTTGTTGCTTCAATCGAGTTTTTGTTAGCTAGGGTTAGCATTCATATTTAGTTTGACTGGATAGTGATTTATATAATTACTTAGTAAAGTTATTTAGTGAAGTTAGTAAAGTTAAGTTTTTAGTGGTTAGTTTTATTATTAGCTAGATaggtatagttagtaaagttacttagtataggtattaatattagtgtagttagttagtatagttagttagaattattggtataggtattaatattagattagttagtatagtgaGTTGGTATAGGTGTAGTTAGTATAGGTATTAGTAGGCACGATGATTTctacgacttgatgaagtttctttaaatgcttttgtagatggattgttgtgtcagagttttttttataaaggaagtgttaggagagaagatggtatgtttgaggatatgtaaaaagaattggaatggtttgatgaatctCCTAGTTTCAGCAatctttgtgtccgtttgaagggaaagtttgacggtgatttcacactgaaggggaggtttgatagtaGAAAGACTAAGGCACACTACGTGCTGATGCCCTTGCGTGATCATGCCCACTGGTCCCGCTATAATAGGGTAATCTAAGGTTCCAATGtggccatggctgaggtggtggtggagaatggataCAGGATGCATGGTATCTAGGAGGGGCCATCCTTCGACGGTGATGCTCAACAAGAATGTGGGGTCTATGTGGAACCAACTATGGGTACTATGGGTTTAaaggtcagttgacgcaggagcagctTCATTCAACTCTaataggctgtataagcaatgacttcgatgagaacgagttcgaacgggaagagcaagagcaggaggaggaggataggatcggtgatgtagttagtagTGATTCAGGCGAGtcggatgatgaccaaggaggtagagatgctatgccaacaccagttgatgccatgccagtatcggttcatgctatgccattactagtaccaactaaggtacttcatgctatgccggctcagggtagactagtcacagatttgccagaggatgataccccctatgattcatgtgCTAGAATTAGTGAAGTACAGCAgtacattccaccaccaccttacacagcgacagaGCTTATGTAATTgaggtcgatgaacgtacctttcagtgGCGTTCTGAACTAtatggatgtcagcatgacggatataaCAGTTTGTGACACCGATCTGTAGATATGTagaaaatcattgtatgaccatgagaataaAATTCTTAGCAAGGGgttgatattcaatacaatgtccaAGATGAAGCTGTTCCTTTAGGACTATGTTGTctatcaccataggccgtacaccgtcactcattcgaaCCAGAAGTTGAGGTACCACAAGATATGCAAAAatagttgtatgtggaggttaaatgcacgtaagagacagagtgatggcaagtgaagGATAAGTAAAGTGGTCTAACCCAACACTTGTCTATCAAATaaagggaaggaaaatcatcatcagctcactgcacgttaccttgcccatcaTATATTGGGGCTCATCGATGATAGTAACGATATTTTCGATATCTTccttacaacagtccatatcccAATTCATTAAGTATAATGTGAAGTACGGAAAGGCTTAGCAtactaagcaaattgccctggcgattcgttggggtagttgggaggaagcgtacaatagggtTCCTCGAATATTGTGTGCAATGAGTTACTATAATCCTGGCTTAAAATGGTTTATAGATACCAGAGGGATGTTTTTCTAGGACCTGTTGAGACATGTCCtgcatcgtgtgttctggtcattcATGCAGATGAAAAATGCATTCTAGTATTGTCGGCcaatcgtacttgttgatggcactttcctaaccAGAAAGTAcatgggcaccttgatgatggctgctgctgttgatccagaggaccagatagtacccatggcttttgctttggtagaaggaaagaacaatgaatcatggtcatggttcatgtgaCATCTATGTGTataagtgc encodes:
- the LOC136469070 gene encoding uncharacterized protein, with the translated sequence MSSRGRSVVTTGLTTILLAASSGVSSGGGYGLFLCLVGLLTGVDLMAVGIWMAVGIEMKLAEPNTQMDLSLSRDMLCRKAAALTVVMDVIGFIDGTHFLARVPRRTQQAFRGRKKDPTQNVMVVVNCDLKFTYVLAGWEGSAHDATVLADAVAKEDGLSLPEGFGIDEVVPDEEGFTTSADPTNLPPAHLDQDSVDMAEIRDAICNAIPRMDSGAFEGGFVAAGAGASAAAPVAAGASADAGAAPGAANPIDVAVPVARNGAVRAMRWTNTTSGFVLRRMAALISDGSRPEKVFKDKDVNSVAKALKQFCGEVVSPTQVYNHLRKWRQKWARVSKLKDLSAALWDDQAHAIMLEQEHYLGHCKDHPRDTEFLNCPIRFYTKMEAIFDNAMATDNVGAKADGPPLTHTTVPSEQGGDSKATELLPTSSAAGPKRKRGNFSEEEMLMLTNMSDAVNNVANALRETGPAHVDANLYLAVMKMPGFSEEVLIVAYTFLLDNKAQSRGFVNMSDAHKALWLRIFLAKNYYV